From one Rhopalosiphum padi isolate XX-2018 chromosome 2, ASM2088224v1, whole genome shotgun sequence genomic stretch:
- the LOC132922081 gene encoding putative neutral sphingomyelinase — protein MKLSIFTLNIWDLKFASKDRKARVKALADSLTNSGYDVVCLQELWCEDNYKYIKASCNNVFKYMHYFHSGMLGSGMCIMSRYPIIDVHYHSFMLNGYLHMFWHGDWFGGKGIGLCRINVKGFIVDVYTTHLHACYNASNDKYIIHRALQAYETANFIRITSAGSDLAVLAGDLNSSPNDICYKLICLGANMVDSYSTCLNNSIEYTFSHPKNSYKDANEVNDRIDYILYKFNKRNLVVVNEHRHSLPHRVPEQDFSYSDHEPIEAVFDISVNALNIEKNTEINTGLIFENEFLNVINTILDICNEKQVKNPLISLWHCVFVIICLMLSMYLQPVPYTNIVVFITLPIFIIMWVYNLILKWKEQNCIRIFSSYRNIIL, from the exons ATGAAACTCAgtattttcactttaaatatatg ggATTTGAAATTTGCATCTAAAGATCGTAAAGCTCGAGTAAAGGCATTAGCTGACAGTTTAACAAACAGTGGATATGATGTTGTGTGTCTACAGGAATTATGGTGTGaagataattacaaatatataaaggcatcttgtaataatgtatttaaatatatgcattatttccACAG TGGCATGTTAGGATCTGGAATGTGTATCATGTCACGTTATCCAATAATTGATGTCCATTATCACTCATTTATGTTGAATGGTTATTTACATATGTTTTGGCATGGAGATTGGTTTGGTGGAAAAGGCATTGGGCTATGTCGTATCAATGTCAAAGGCTTTATTGTAGATGTTTACACTACACac ttacaTGCTTGTTATAATGCATCAAacgataaatacattattcacaGAGCATTGCAAGCTTATGAAACTGCTAATTTCATACGTATTACATCTGCTGGTTCTGATTTAGCAGTATTAGCTGGTGATCTCAATTCTAGTCCTAATGAcatctgttataaattaatatgtttaggtGCAAACATGGTCGACTCATATTCTacg tGTTTAAACAATAGTATTGAATATACTTTCTCTCATCCTAAAAATTCATACAAAGATGCAAATGAAGTAAATGATCGTATCGATTATATActgtacaaatttaataaacggAATTta gtaGTTGTTAATGAACACAGACATTCATTACCACATCGCGTTCCTGAACAAGATTTTAGTTATTCAGATCATGAACCAATTGAAGCAGTATTTGATATATCAgtaaatgcattaaatattgaaaaaaatactgaaattaaTACAG GGTTAATATTTGAAAACGAATTTCTAAACGTTATAAATACTATTCTGGACATCTGCAACGAAAAGCAAGTAAAAAACCCATTAATATCATTATGGCATTgtgtatttgtaataatttgtttaatgctAAGTATGTATCTGCAACCAGTCCCATAtactaatattgttgtttttattacattaccTATTTTCATTATCATGTGggtttataacttaattttaaaatggaaaGAACAAAATTGTATTCGGATTTTTTCATCATAtagaaacattattttgtaa
- the LOC132919791 gene encoding uncharacterized protein C34C12.4 gives MSDNDPCECFWNHELSMQRLLSLLRQSQSACTDIDCLEPVQRLDGPLSSNSEDTNFVLLTGIWVVIALALYFMRPHQPRTQEETIKKLPFGRSDNSGPDEPPSPPPPSMGAQ, from the exons ATGAGCGATAACGACCCGTGCGAATGTTTTTGGAATCATGAGCTATCTATGCAACGACTACTTTCACTG cTACGTCAGTCACAGTCGGCATGCACAGATATTGATTGCTTGGAACCAg tgcaAAGATTGGATGGGCCATTGTCATCGAATAGTGAAGATACTAATTTTGTCTTATTAACTGGAATTTGGGTTGTTATTGCTTTGGCTTTGTACTTTATGCGTCCTCATCAGCCTCGCACACAAGaggaaacaataaaaaaattaccatttgGTAGATCTGACAATAGTGGACCAGAT gaaCCACCGTCTCCGCCTCCTCCATCAATGGGAGCccagtga